A stretch of the Gossypium hirsutum isolate 1008001.06 chromosome D07, Gossypium_hirsutum_v2.1, whole genome shotgun sequence genome encodes the following:
- the LOC107941650 gene encoding NADH dehydrogenase [ubiquinone] flavoprotein 2, mitochondrial has product MLSRLASQRLIEVRQAFRLSSQVYRSFSTALNYHIDGPDNNPDLPWEFSEANKAKVKGILSHYPSNYKQSAVIPLLDLAQQQHGGWLPVSAMNAVAKVVGAAPIRVYEVATFYSMFNRSKVGKYHLLVCGTTPCMICGSREIEGAVLKHLGAERNEVTKDGLFSVGEMECMGCFVNAPMIAVADYTNGSEGYMYNYYEDVTTQRVVEIVEMLRKGEKPPVGTQNPKRIMSGPEGGNTTLLSDPKPPPCRDLDAC; this is encoded by the exons ATGCTTTCTCGACTTGCGTCACAGCGTCTTATCGAGGTCCGTCAAGCTTTCCGTCTATCTTCTCAG GTGTATCGATCCTTCTCCACTGCCTTGAACTAT CACATTGATGGCCCAGATAACAATCCCGACCTTCCATGGGAATTTTCTGAGGCAAACAAAGCAAAG GTCAAGGGGATATTGTCTCATTATCCATCTAACTACAAGCAATCTGCTGTAATACCTCTGTTAGATCTTGCACAGCAGCAGCATGGAGGGTGGCTTCCTGTATCAGCCATGAATGCA GTGGCAAAGGTTGTGGGAGCTGCTCCTATTCGCGTGTATGAGGTTGCAACTTTTTATTCAATGTTCAACAGGTCAAAG GTTGGCAAGTATCATCTATTGGTTTGTGGCACAACACCATGCATGATATGTGGTTCACGAGAAATTGAAGGAGCCGTATTGAAACACTTGGGGGCTGAGCGCAATG AGGTAACAAAGGACGGTTTATTCTCGGTTGGAGAAATGGAATGTATG GGATGTTTTGTAAATGCTCCTATGATTGCAGTTGCTGATTACACCAATGGATCTGAAGGATATATGTATAATTACTAC GAAGATGTTACTACGCAACGAGTTGTTGAGATAGTTGAGATGTTAAGAAAAGGAGAGAAGCCACCG GTTGGCACCCAAAATCCTAAACGTATCATGAGTGGACCTGAAGGAGGAAATACCACTTTGTTAAGTGATCCAAAACCTCCCCCTTGCCGAGATCTTGATGCCTGCTAA
- the LOC107941655 gene encoding protein OSB2, chloroplastic, with translation MAFGQTLVSSRNMLFTVVSQNPKPNTKTLAFFPSPTPLNSSSVLAKRQRLPFRTLKCSVDYRDQTHNLQVSYPKPSEIPWSKDLCNTVHLIGNVGSPVEVKHLPSGKVLAWTRLAVKKSPTDTTWINLTFWDELANTAYQHVEKGKQIYVCGRLVSDTVESDDGKQQTYYKIVVQQINFVERNSPSMASNDRGFSGMSSNRKVGYNGENYVGSAMELWQAFFANPTEWWDNRKNKRNPRYPDFKHKDTGEALWIEGRNTPHWVRSQLEILDSRMSSLQDEDERMFSSMASDNLLPF, from the exons ATGGCGTTTGGGCAAACCCTAGTATCAAGCCGAAACATGTTGTTCACCGTCGTCTCGCAAAACCCTAAACCAAACACCAAAACCCTGGCTTTTTTCCCATCTCCGACTCCCCTGAACTCATCTTCTGTTCTCGCTAAACGACAGCGTCTTCCCTTCCGAACGCTAAAATGCTCCGTCGATTACAGAGACCAAACCCACAACCTTCAAGTATCGTACCCAAAACCCTCTGAAATCCCGTGGAGCAAGGACCTCTGTAATACAGTGCACCTAATCGGCAATGTCGGCTCCCCCGTTGAAGTCAAGCACTTGCCTTCTGGTAAAGTCCTCGCCTGGACACGACTCGCCGTCAAAAAATCCCCCACCGACACTACTTG GATTAATTTGACATTCTGGGACGAGCTGGCCAATACTGCGTATCAGCATGTGGAGAAAGGAAAACAGATATATGTATGCGGTCGTCTGGTTTCGGATACGGTTGAAAGTGATGATGGCAAACAGCAGACTTATTACAAG ATAGTTGTCCAACAAATAAATTTTGTCGAAAGGAACTCGCCTTCAATGGCTTCTAATGATCGTGGCTTTAGTGGGATGTCAAGTA ATAGGAAAGTTGGCTATAATGGTGAGAATTATGTGGGTTCTGCTATGGAACTATGGCAAGCGTTTTTCGCCAATCCTACTGAATGGTGGGATAATAGGAAAAACAAG AGGAACCCAAGATATCCAGATTTTAAGCACAAGGATACTGGAGAAGCTCTATGGATTGAAGGTAGGAATACTCCCCATTGGGTGAGATCCCAGTTGGAGATACTAGATTCTAGAATGAGCTCTCTGCAAGATGAGGATGAAAGGATGTTTTCTTCGATGGCCAGTGACAATCTCCTGCCTTTTTAA
- the LOC107941656 gene encoding auxin-induced protein 22D has translation MENDLNLKATELRLGLPGSDEPERQMTPRPNKRTLSDIVSEGSRSTTEEDHQDTAPPAKVQIVGWPPVRSYRKNCLQGKKDDVEGGTGMYVKVSVDGAPYLRKIDLKVYRSYPQLLLALENMFKLTIGAYSEREGYNGSNYAPTYEDRDGDWMLVGDVPWEMFISSCKRLRIMKGSEARGLGCV, from the exons ATGGAGAATGATCTCAACCTCAAGGCAACAGAACTGAGATTGGGATTACCTGGCAGTGATGAGCCCGAGAGACAAATGACCCCTAGGCCTAACAAGAGAACCTTATCTGACATTGTTTCTGAGGGATCAAGGTCGACCACAGAGGAAGATCATCAAGACACTGCTCCTCCTGCCAA GGTACAAATTGTAGGATGGCCACCAGTCCGATCATACCGGAAAAATTGTTTACAAGGCAAGAAAGATGACGTTGAAGGCGGGACAGGAATGTATGTCAAAGTAAGCGTTGACGGAGCTCCTTATCTCAGAAAGATTGATCTCAAGGTTTATAGAAGCTACCCTCAACTCCTCTTGGCTTTGGAAAACATGTTCAAGCTTACCATTG GTGCATACTCAGAGAGGGAAGGCTACAATGGATCTAACTATGCTCCAACATATGAAGACAGAGATGGTGACTGGATGCTTGTTGGAGATGTTCCCTGGGA AATGTTCATCTCCTCTTGCAAGAGGCTGAGAATCATGAAAGGGTCAGAAGCCAGGGGGTTGGGGTGCGTATGA